The DNA window tctttggggttttaatatatttaaattattcgaccaaaaaaaaaaaaaaaaaaagagagaaatttccATGATCCTCAAAAGATAGTAGAAAGAAGTCTCAATGGTGATACAATTTTGCCCAAAGTTCAGAACCAAGACAATTCTCTGGAAGCTTTAgtgttccaatttttttttttattaacttcACTAACAATGTCATTGTAGTTGAACTTGTACCAGTTATGTAAATGTGGCTGGCTTGTTCTGGCCTATGAAGGTTGAGTCATTGACATGGCAGATCCAGACTGCCCATCTTATTGGGACCCTTTGTATAGGCCATGTTTACAGTCACCTTGTCCAAATCAGACCCATGGCCCTATGCATTTTGCACTTTGGGCAATCATAATAGCCGTTGACCATCCACTATtactgacttttttttttttaaataaataaaaattaatattaaaaaacaaagatgTAAATATTttgtcctttcttttctttttgacaCAGGGATAGGGTGAAAGTGCCACATAAAGGGCATGAAGAGGCAAGCAACTAAGTACCGTTTCTGAATTGAACAGAATTCAATCATGTCATACCAGCATCCCTCACCAGTTGGgtctcaaaaacaaaaacaagatgCATGGTTCAAAGTTCAGGCAAGACACTTGGGCGACCAACCAGACAGAAGTAGAGGTACTTTGGTATATTATCAGACATCACAGAAGCTAccttggggtggggtgggagaaagagagaaattacCCGTGTTCAAAGGCAGAAGAAGATCAAATGCAGAGTGAATGAGTCATCAGAAGGCATGGCAGGTGAAGCAACCACTGAAGGAACCCAAATGCCCAGTCTTACGAAAAGACAGGGCCCTACTGGAAGTCCGAGTTACCTGACGGGCCTGGCTCGCAGACACAGAGTTCCTCATTTCTTGTGCCTTCCTCTGAGCTGATCTCAGCTTGTTCATTATCCTATCCATAGAAGATGATCTCTTTTTCTCCAGTTTCATCTGAACATTACTTTCTAATCAGTGACATGGACAAATTAGAATACATACAGCATCAGCATTCCCCTATACCGCTTTTGTGGTATTGAGGCAAGGGGGCTACAACATACAAAGAAACTCcacttacacacacacacacacaagaaaaGATATTAAATGAACAAATTTTCTAGTCCGCCCTCTTCATAgggattttcttttcattcgttttttcctttgtttaattttgttgcGAACTCTTGATAGGGATtttgcataagcaacaaatctTATACAGGTTTGGAGGTTGTCCAATTTTTCTCTCTATTCATTAGTCTGGCATCTCACGCAAGAAGTTTCAGCTACACCACAGGAGGAGATTCTCCAAACACCTTGACCAGAAAAAATTGTCCATAATACATTCCCATTGGTTGCAGTTAACATGGAAATGAGTTTGATATTAAAGTACCAAAGAACTAAAAATTTACAGACAGCAAAAGGGAGTGCATTTCACTAGTTTCCATGATTTGAGGATCCATAAGAGATTCTTAGCCTAAAACCACATGGCCAAAGGAGACATATTTTCTTGTCATGTTTTATATTAAATCCTGGAAAGGTTAAAGGTTGAAAATTCAATGATTTATAACAGAGGAAAATCCAAACATGATCATCAACAGATGACAAGGGTTCCCATAAAAATATCCAACCTGCACAGAAAGGAAGATAATGCTGTGGCACTACATGGGGCCAATAAagaaagttttttttgtttttggtaatgTGCCAATAAAGAAAGTGAAAAGCACATAACCGGTGTTTTGGAGAACTTTTACCCGTCAAAACTGGATATATTTTCCAGAAGCATTTTTACCCTAATGTAAGAACAAAGGCTATGCCCACATTAGAGCTTTGACGAGGATCTGGAACCCAATCAAGGTTGCCCATCGGATGAATAGTCTAAATTGGACAGGTCATTTCTGCCCATGGATGATAGGAAGGTTTCTCAATGACCGAACCAGGAAACCTCCTTTACATGGGTTGAGGAACAACAgcttatttaatttaattaaaacacAGCGTTTAAGGGACTGCTCTCCACCTCAGCAtcgttttatttttttcaattttaaacaTACTGGGGACCAAGTAAATACAGAGGATAGCCTCTAATTTTCAATCCCTCACATTTAGCTACAATCCTCGAcctcaaaagagaaaagagtaTGAAAGGATACAAAGGAAAACCTCTAGTTTCCGCATTGCTGCTTCAGCCTTTGCTTTCTGCAAATTCTCCCAAGCAGTGATCTTGGCTTCCTCCCTTTTAAGCCTGCAAGAAAGATGGCACATATCATTCCAAATGTGGTTATTCCAAAAAGGAAGGTCCACTGTGTGCTGTGTCCACCATATCTATTGCTATATCTGGTCAAACAATATCTACAAAATCAAAGAAAAGCAGAGGATGCGCACTTTGACATGCACTTTGTCGTATCTGCAACTTCCCAAGCAGAAACTTGAGCTTCTGCCgctttctttctccattcctCAGCATCCGGTGGCCCCTTTGCAGCCATTCGGGTAGTACGCTTCCTGGACCATCTTGCCACAGTGACCCTCTCATCTACCTGCACATCCCTGACTTCTGATTTAGTGGAATAGCAGCTCTGTAGCTCCACAATGGGAAGGAGTGACGGAGGGGCAGAGGAAGAGAATGAAAGCCTCCCTTTGGGAGATGAGTGGGTGCTACCCTCAGGGCTCATCTGTGTTGCCATGTCCCTTCTTGAAACAGCACTTGAAATCATGGTTGCTGCATCCTTGGTACCATCTGGTCTTGTGTCTGCATAATCAAACCAAAGGCTAATAGGTCAGATTGGGCAATAAATAACTGGAATTTCACTTCTCTGAAATATTGAAAGCAGCATGGATTTTCTACAACGCATAATACTGATAGGAATAAACAATCACTACCCACATTCAGTCAGTTGCATATTCAACAGTAAGATATTACAAACCATGTGCGGATGCTCCTACAACAACACAAGGCTTGATATCCAAGCAGCACAAGGAAAGAATGGACCTCAACGTTAACTGGGTTAAACCagaaaaggggaagggggaagggggaagggggacNNNNNNNNNNNNNNNNNNNNNNNNNNNNNNNNNNNGGTGGGCAAGAGCTTCATCCAATGACCTGGATCCCATCTCTTAGGGGTTCAAAGCTAGACTGTGACAGATATCCACAGTGGAGATCCAGATGAGGTCGAGTAATTACCAGGGTTCATAGGGCACTTACATTAAAGGAAAATCAAATGTGCTCACAAAGGGCATTGTAAACCAGGTGGAAAGTGAAGCCGATAGCCAGTGCACAAGTCTGACACTGAACAGTGGTACTTGGGTGTCATTTAACCATTTCCCTCCTATTCTCCTACTGCCTCCTACCATAGTCTTGCAGTATATCAAACCAAACTAGTTAGTCTGGGGGATAAATAGGAAGCTTATAGTAGGCTAGCGCTAGTGCATATTCATTGCTGGTTTGGTTATAGATTTATTCGGTTCTCCATCTCTGTCACTGTGTCTATTGCCTCGGCCAATACGGCTCGTCAAACCCAGAATAACAACGTGGTAAGGAACACTTGAATCTTTGAGAAACTTAGAAGTAGCCGTTACAGTTAACAAGAAAACAATACTGTAGACATCGGGAATTAGGAAAATCATATCGGAAAACAAGAGTCCTATAAAGTAAGCCCGATGCAAGGGGGAAAATAATTTACCTTGTGTACCCGGCAACAAGGACTGGCTCAACATATCCGAGCAACCATGCACGCTAGCCGACCGCATTATACAAGGGTCCGCGGCCACAGGAAGATGTCCACCGCCACCACCAGAACGACCAGTAAAACCATCGGCTACCAGTACTCCAGCAGAAAACGGAGAACCTGCCATGAAATTTCCAACATTGCCACATTCATACATCGGCATGGCTGGCGAATAAGTTGAATAATAGGCAATCCCCGGTGGTCCAAGCGGCCCACTCTTCGATTTCGGCCGTCTCTGAGGATGTGGCAACGAAGATCTGATCACTCCATCTCCCGAAACCGGACTGAAAATCCACTTCTCTGCATCTTCCCACTTGGAGGGCAAGGTCCTTCCACTATTGAGAGGCAACAGGGCAGCACTCGCATACCTCCTGCTGCCGTTCACTGGCAATGGAACCCGTTCTGAGCTCCATCCTTTCTGCATCCCTACAGTTCCTTGTCGATAATTCGGCGTTCCTGGGCTGGGGAATGCACCGGACTTGCGAGCAGAAACAGTGCTCTTTTTCATGACCTCCAATCTCGGCGAAGAGCTGGTGGCATTGCTCGCTCGATTGTTCAGATCAAGGGAAGCAGGTCTTCGCCTCCCTGACCTTTTCACAGT is part of the Macadamia integrifolia cultivar HAES 741 chromosome 9, SCU_Mint_v3, whole genome shotgun sequence genome and encodes:
- the LOC122089832 gene encoding uncharacterized protein LOC122089832 — its product is MPGLGFQDKKPSRSGFRAWDDSPDSVILAQESNFSLFSSTSGSVDRCSFASDVHDHEALVSEISKHFAGRERDHSGCSSGPDLGPNRLRTVNKNSHPATKGEKAKEREEEETETEDDNQTLDPPQDSFSQALKECQNRRLKSDAPKTVKRSGRRRPASLDLNNRASNATSSSPRLEVMKKSTVSARKSGAFPSPGTPNYRQGTVGMQKGWSSERVPLPVNGSRRYASAALLPLNSGRTLPSKWEDAEKWIFSPVSGDGVIRSSLPHPQRRPKSKSGPLGPPGIAYYSTYSPAMPMYECGNVGNFMAGSPFSAGVLVADGFTGRSGGGGGHLPVAADPCIMRSASVHGCSDMLSQSLLPGTQDTRPDGTKDAATMISSAVSRRDMATQMSPEGSTHSSPKGRLSFSSSAPPSLLPIVELQSCYSTKSEVRDVQVDERVTVARWSRKRTTRMAAKGPPDAEEWRKKAAEAQVSAWEVADTTKCMSKLKREEAKITAWENLQKAKAEAAMRKLEMKLEKKRSSSMDRIMNKLRSAQRKAQEMRNSVSASQARQVTRTSSRALSFRKTGHLGSFSGCFTCHAF